From the genome of Cryptococcus neoformans var. neoformans B-3501A chromosome 1, whole genome shotgun sequence, one region includes:
- a CDS encoding hypothetical protein (Match to ESTs gb|CF187586.1|CF187586, gb|CF187350.1|CF187350), producing MDIPKGGESSNSGLSQSRSNQSVFEEFESYPFNNDPEFRAGLPTVISAIRGKKLHPSSIDEMLSRAQWFYFTRKKNISLPWESYARHSQMYQCGANTNSSGSSIAQLDTLAEARRMLTAKGETGQQGMSFEMLVRLIKEGKADHVETTPVPDELNEGIPSQPIMTKRPKPWERPSIQAGDPGDMMPPPPVVSSGTGISTSATSKSITPSIATNSSSTTNTEGLYHSYGQMSEEDMALIFGDM from the exons ATGGATATCCCAAAAGGGGGTGAGTCTAGCAATAGCGGTCTCTCGCAATCAAGATCGAATCAGTCGGTGTTCGAAGAGTTCGAGAGTTATCCATTCAATAATGACCCAGAGTTTAGG GCTGGACTTCCTACAGTTATTTCTGCAATCAGAGGTAAAAAACTTCATCCTTCAAGCATAGACGAGATGCTGTCTAGAGCACAATGGTTCTATTTCACCCG CAAAAAGAACATCAGTCTCCCTTGGGAATCATATGCTCGCCATTCTCAGATGTACCAATGCGGCGCGAACACAAATAGCTCAGGCAGTTCAATAGCACAGCTCGACACTTTGGCAGAAGCTAGGCGCATGCTGACGGCCAAAGGTGAAACCGGCCAACAAGGCATGAGCTTTGAGATGTTAGTTAGGTTGatcaaggaaggaaaagcgGATCATGTGGAGACCACGCCTGTGCCAGACGAACTAAAC GAAGGAATACCATCACAGCCCATAATGACCAAAAGACCAAAACCATGGGAGCGGCCCTCCATACAGGCCGGGGATCCTGGCGATATGatgcctcctcctccagtgGTTTCTTCTGGCACAGGCATTTCTACATCCGCGACATCGAAATCCATCACACCTTCCATCGCTACAAATAGCTCCAGTACCACCAATACAGAGGGACTATACCATAGTTATGGCCAAATGAGCGAGGAGGATATGGCTCTAATTTTTGGGGATATGTAA
- a CDS encoding hypothetical protein (HMMPfam hit to ABC_tran, ABC transporter, score: 105.7, E(): 1.1e-28; HMMPfam hit to Ald_N, ABC transporter N-terminus, score: 93.9, E(): 3.9e-25) — MSSVLPTSLTRGPFVPPSKSRQMVILSIILAALLSRSTVVSTPRSAVQEWYSERVRVRNDRKRREAETPLNTPALEKKLVDLYIRDPSSDSRTLLVPHMGKISKVRITPTSSELYKEHLSLFPRMTGSEKLGVNKEFWRMLKAVLKVTFPSKRGKEVFLLLLHSFFLVSRTILSVMVARLDGKIVRDLVSANAVGFLRGLGWWFILAVPSTYTNAMVRFPRTLSQKLVARKLALAFRTNLTRYIHDLYLNDNLNYYKFGSGVGGQVAMEEGREKKHGGFGGSNEAAAGTADQFITTDVARFCDSLAALYGNMGKPALDLLIFTSQLSSSLGPLGTIGLFANYGLTAYILRKATPAFGRMAATTARLEGNYRAGLSRVGRDAEEVAFYNGGKRERGILEGMYRKLKQHVQAVHKARIPYGMIEDFVIKYLWSAAGYGLMSIPIFFPVATTALGPTNHRVNHEIAERTEGYVSNRRLLLSLADAGGRLMYSGKDLAELSGYTSRVYSLISALHSLDNGIYPEHPRPSSLSPNDTFYDMANIQGQVSIGPNHLLLRGVPIVAPPEGSGAERGGEELIKSLDLRVEKGDHTLITGPNGVGKTSVARIIAQLWPVWKGLLERPRHGEGGIFFLPQRPYLSIGSLRDQVIYPHTYAEMKSRGRTDTELMMILEAVHLEYLPGREGGWETRKEWKDVLSGGEKQRMGMARLFYHRPQFAVLDECTSAVSSDVEGLMYEHAKALGITLVTISHRPSLLKYHNRHLRLGDPSQPVPSAPSRAQSTYSLTAFQAPPQSDAPHQKMPATPLASQGWQLTTLSSSSAEEKLELDKEIEALEMTLNEEVEKWEKRLREITKELKSGEHVDRRQV, encoded by the exons ATGTCATCTGTCCTGCCCACGTCTCTGACGAGGGGCCCATTCGTCCCACCTTCCAAATCTCGCCAGATGGTTATCCTCAGCATCATTTTAGCCGCCTTGTTATCCCGCTCAACTGTCGTCAGCACACCCCGCTCGGCCGTCCAAGAATGGTATTCTGAACGAGTCAGAGTCAGAAACGAccggaaaagaagagaagctgAAACGCCTCT CAATACGCCTGctctggagaagaagctggtTGACCTCTATATCCGTGATCCCTCGTCAGACTCTCGAACACTGCTGGTCCCGCATATGGGAAAGATTTCCAAGGTCCGAATCACACCCACTTCCTCCGAGCTATATAAGGAGCATCTTTCTCTGTTTCCTCGGATGACAGGTTCCGAAAAGCTGGGGGTGAACAAGGAATTTTGGAGGATGCTAAAGGCCGTACTCAAAGTCACATTTCCTAG TAagaggggaaaagaagtgTTTCTACTGTTGctccattccttcttcttagTTTCAAGGACAATATTGAGTGTAATGGTCGCTAGACTGGACGGGAAAATCGTCCGTGACCTG GTGTCAGCTAATGCTGTCGGGTTTTTAAGGGGGTTAGGATGGTGGTTTATCCTTGCTGTGCCCAGCACCTATACCAACGCCATGGTAAGATTTCCCAGGACCTTGAGTCAGAAGCTCGTGGCA AGAAAACTCGCGCTAGCATTCCGGACCAATTTGACCCGTTACATCCATGATCTCTATCT CAATGACAACCTTAACTATTACAAATTCGGCTCAGGGGTGGGTGGACAGGTGGCtatggaggaagggagagaaaagaagcatGGAGGATTCGGCGGCTCGAATGAAGCTGCCGCTGGAACGGCCGACCA GTTCATCACCACTGATGTGGCACGATTCTGTGACTCTTTAGCTGCTCTCTA TGGTAACATGGGCAAACCAGCTTTGGACCTCTTGATATTTACTTCTcagctctcttcttcgctggGACCTCTTGGGACAATCGGCCTCTTTGCCAATTATGGGCTCACAGCTTACATCCTTCGAAAGGCAACCCCTGCCTTTGGTCGAATGGCCGCGACTACCGCCCGCCTGGAGGGTAATTATCGGGCTGGCCTGTCAAGAGTGGGCCGAGATGCCGAGGAAGTTGCATTCTACAATGGTGgcaagagggaaaggggtATCTTGGAAGGGATGTACAGGAAGCTAAAACAACATGTCCAAGCAGTTCATAAAGCTAGAATCCCGTATGG GATGATAGAAGACTTTGTCATCAAATATCTGTGGTCAGCCGCTGGATACGGCCTTATGTCTATACCGATTTTCTTCCCTGTTGCCACAACGGCCCTCGGACCTACGAATCATAGAGTGAACCACGAGATTGCCGAACGCACGGAGG GTTATGTGTCTAACCGACGCTTGTTGCTATCCCTCGCCGACGCCGGAGGAAGGTTGATGTACTCTGGCAAAGACTTGGCAGAACTTTCTGGGTATACGAGTCGTGTATACTCTCTAATTTCTGCTCTACATAGCTTGGATAATGGCATTTATCCCGAACACCCCCGCCCGAGTTCATTATCACCAAACGAT ACGTTCTATGATATGGCGAACATTCAGGGCCAAGTATCTATCGGCCCCAATCATCTGTTACTAAGGGGTGTGCCCATTGTTGCTCCACCGGAAGGTTCAGGGGCtgaaagaggaggggaagagctGATCAAGAGCTTGGATTTGAGGGTAGAGAAAGGTGATCATACACTCATCACGGGGCCCAA TGGTGTAGGAAAGACATCTGTGGCCAGGATCATAGCGCAGCTCTGGCCAGTGTGGAAAGGCCTTTTAGAAAGACCCAGACACGGTGAAGGAGGTATATTCTTCCTGCCTCAGCGTCCTTACCTGTCAATTGGAAGCCTTCGAGATCAGGTCATCTA TCCACATACCTATGCGGAGATGAAATCTCGCGGAAGGACAGATACAgaattgatgatgatcctTGAAGCTGTTCACCTGGAGTATCTTCCGGGGCGAGAGGGAGGTTGGGAAAcaaggaaagaatggaaggaCGTCCTGTC AGGAGGTGAAAAGCAGCGC ATGGGCATGGCGCGTCTTTTCTATCACCGACCGCAATTTGCTGTCTTGGATGAATGCACTTCAGCTGTATCCAGCGATGTTGAAGGACTCATGTACGAACATGCGAAGGCTCTAGGTATAACTCTTGTAACTATCTC GCATCGGCCGTCGTTATTGAAATATCACAACCGCCATTTGCGTCTCGGGGATCCATCTCAACCTGTCCCAAGCGCACCGTCCCGTGCGCAATCGACATACTCTCTCACAGCTTTCCAAGCCCCTCCACAATCTGATGCTCCTCATCAAAAGATGCCTGCAACGCCTCTCGCATCTCAAGGCTGGCAACTGACCACCCTTTCTTCAAGTAGTGCGGAGGAAAAGTTGGAGCTGGATAAAGAAATTGAGGCGTTGGAGATGACGTtgaatgaagaagtcgaAAAATGGGAAAAGAGATTGCGAGAAATCACCAAAGAGTTGAAATCTGGCGAACATGTAGATAGGAGACAAGTATGA